TCCACAAAAAATGTGAGGTgcattaatttaaattaattgtaaataaacATCTTTTATTGCGCTTAACTCATAAACGTAATAAACTTTACCTCCGCAAAGTAATTATGCCAAATATCGCGAATCCTAGAACTCCCCCTGTATCACacaaatgaataacaattaaagatcaaaacttgaattaatttgaaatatagATTATCTTTAGCTATCAGCACACATACCCAAGATCATAAATGTTTATGgtaattcctttttgtttggttacaaattttgaaaaaccaaTGGTTGGAACAGTATCTGTAAAAGTTTcttgagaagaaaataattgttgaaataaaaataagttttaaaaataaaaactataaaaaaaagacagtaAAAACATACCTCCAACTAAAGCTCGACTCATGCTGGTTTTCCCAGAGTTATCCAAACCAACCACAATAATAGTCAGCTGTCTGTTACACAAAaacattgttgtttttagatttcatgcaaatatttttcaattttaccttttAAGGCCAATGTTATTGCAAATTGATCCTCCATTTCCCATTGCACACTTGTGGTTAAGGAAGAAATGTTCAAGACAAGTATAGCATTAAAATAGCCACAATAAACGTGGGGAGATCAACTCTTTGCGACGTGCGTAATAAAACTCACAAAAGGGAATGGACATTTACCCAAACAAGGCTTACCAAAAAACCTATGGCATCACTGACAATTTTGGAAACTTGAGAAATCTTATTATACGAACTTGCTCGCTATATTCTGAGAAAAACTGCACGCGATACGTAGTATGTATAGATTAAACATAATACGGAAATACGGTAACGAAAAAGAGTGGTGATCAATTATATTCATATACGGGTAAAATGTGTTGATGTAAACACATCACATAGCAACGAATCACGACTCGGGATTTGGACAACGATGCCAATCCTTTTCTAACGTGTTTCGGGGTTGGAAAGTTCGTACTTCGTATTACTTCGCAGGGAACTTCATGTAGAGTTGGGTTGGGTTTGcatcatttctcttcttcaaacGACTCGCATCAAAAAGaagttttagtttcttttttatttatttatcacaCTATTATATTTCATTCGATCCTGAAGTTTTCTTCGACGCATGCATTTACACGCAGTAAATTCCAagtatgaatttttttttacaaaattcttatttctgaGAAAtagagtaaaaaaattaacatggtAGAGAGCAAGAGAGATTGACGAATTTAGTGCACGAGATtgtgttgttgattttctcCACCATTTCTCATTACGTGAgcgattcttttttcacgCCGAACCAGCAGATCGATAACGGGCATGCAGAATACTTCTGTCtttcctctttatttttttgatcagACTCTTCAAAGATGTAAAATTTTCTCGAAAAGTGATGAAAagtgaattcaaatttaaaatgacgacaAACTGtggaaaaatcttttaaaaaaagttgccttattttattaattgaaatatgaaaaaaagaataaaatatgaaGAGGAAAAGGGATTGAGTTAAAATTTACGGAATGAACattgaataaacaaaattaaagttCAAACATCTTTTTAACTAGGATTGCAATTGTTGATTTTCTCCATCTCCTCTTTAGTTAaagattccttttttctgcCGGACCAGCGGGTCGATGAAGATGCGGTCATCGCAGGCTTTGCAACTCCAGTTGATACTCGAGCTTTCGCCTCTTCCTGATGCGCTGCTTGTAGTGCTGCTACAGGTTGGGAGCTTATCGATGCAGGAACTGCAGACGCAGCCAAAGTTTTTCGGGTTGGATTTCGTTCCAAATCAACATTGGGGCAATCTGtcataaagaaaagaaatttaaatattggtTCATCTAAATTCTAATAACGTTTAATTACCTGCAACATTTTCTCGGCAatttgaagaattggaagaagtagaagaatgGCGTTCCATTGGCTGCGACGAATGGTTGGATGAACTGCTCGACAGTCTTCCATGAGGGTCTTGGCCGGTCGTTTGAAAGTACAGATTTCGATACTTGatcagtttttctttataaaattCCATTCTTTCACCGATTTCTGAGACTTTTTTCCGCAGTCTTTCGTTGTCTGAAACGTACTGATCCATTTGCCAGCGGAACTATAAATTTAATATAATAcaagaataaatttaattttatacaAGAAAGCTCTTCGAAGTGAAATGAAGACTTACGCCAAACCCTTTGTCAGCAATTGGATCGGTTTGGATGGATATTGACTCCACAACGATTGAAAGGCGAGGCTTTGGGAGGCTGACTGTGCCGTCTTCGTTTTGCCGATCACGCAGCAACCGAAGTTGTTCTTTGCATTTcacatactaaaaaaaataaaatcaaagtattattttaaatgaaaaaaacaaacaaaaatcaaagtattattttaaatgaaaaaaaacaaacaaatgatcTATAAATGAACTAACCTGTTGCTTTACAGTTTCTAGCTCTTTTTCCAGcctttcaatctttttcttgCGATGGTCCTCTTCTGTTTCGAAATTTAAATGtacgatttcatttttcgaacgGGTTTCGACAAGTTCACGTTTCAGCTTGTCAACAGTTTCTTCTAATTGACGTTGAACTTGGAACTTGGAACTGGACTCCAGTGCATTTGCTTTCGTCCGCACCTCTGCCATTTGATCATTCAACATTCTCACTTGGTTGCTCAATTCATCCCGTTGACGCTGCGCGATATGcagttcgttttctttctgagTCAGCGCGTTCTTGACAGTTTGATAATCTTGAAGGATGGCTTCTTTCTGTGACTCGGACAGAATTCGGTACTGCTCCAACGATGACTTCTCTTCAGCTATCACTTGTAGTTTAGAACCGAGTCGCAATATTTCTTCTCTTGATTGCTCTTGATGCGTCAAAATTTCGTCTCTTACTAATCTTAGTTGCTGGCACTGACTGACGGCGTCGTCGTATTGAGCTTGCAATGAATTGAGACGTTGTTTTAGTTGAGTTGATAATCCACGCTCGTTGTGTACCTCACTGAGTCCCTGGCGGAGGTCTCCAATTTCTTGTTCTTGGCATTCCAATTGTGATTCCAATAAACGAACGCGCTCTGCTAGAGATGATTTCTCCGACTGAACTAGTTCCAACTTTGAATGCAACAATTCGAACCTTTGGGTGCCGTTCTCCAGATTTTTACGCAAATCACCATTCAGGTTTTCTTTGTCGCTCAGCTTCGCGACCAAGTCATCGTTGAGGCTTTGCATAGACTGGAGAGAAATCCGGATTTCGTCCAACTCCCGTTGTCGCTCCTGAAATCTTTGATCAGCATGTTGCAACTGCGTTTGGTGGTTACGTTGACTCTCTGTGGCTCGAGCTAGTTCTTCTTCTAAGCGTGCGATTTCATCTGTTTTGCCATCGATGATGCGAGACATTTGGGCTGTTTCACCATCTACATTTTGTAAACGGGATTCAAGCAGAGCGATTTCTTGCGTCATCGAGCGAAGGTTAATCAGCTCAGCTTCTTTTGACTGAATGTCGGATTGGAATTGGGCAACCATTTGATTGAGGTTCACATTTTTAGCTTCTTGGCATTCCAGTTGCGATTCCAACAACCGAACGCGCTCTGATAGAGATGATTTCTCCGACTGAACTGATTCCAGTTTTGAATGCAACAAGTCAAATCTTTGGGTGCTGTTCTCCAGATTTTTACGCAAATCGATATTAAGGTTTTCTTTGTCGCTCAGCTCCGCGACCAAGTCATCGTTGACACTTTGCATAGATTGGAGAGAAATCCGGATTTCATCGAGCTCCCGTTGCCGCTCGTGTAATCGAGCCAGTTCTCCTTCTAAGTGCAAGATTTCCTCTGTTTTGTCATCGATGATACGAGACATTTGGGCTGTTTCACCACCTACATCTTGCAAACGGGATTCAAGCAGAGCGATATTTTGCGTCATCGAGCGAAGGTTAATCAGCTCAGCTTCTTTTGACTGAAGATCGGACTGGAATTGGGCAACCATTTCATTGAGGTTCACATTTTTAGCTGATAGGTCTTTAATAGTGCACTCGAAAGATTCTGCTTGATTTAAGGCAGCTACTTCATTTTGTTCCAGAGCGCGAATCCTAGCTTGAGCCGCTTCCAGTTTGTGGTAGGAGACGTTTAACtgtgttgatttttcttctagcGACTCTTCCAACTGAAACACTCGTTGAAGTGCCTCCTTTAGTTCTGAAGTTAACACATGAAGCTCTTCGCGCGGCACTCGCTCAGTGCGGCTAGTATTCTCCAGCTGAAGTACTTCGGCTTTTGCGGCTTCCAATGCGGAAGTGGAATGACTTAGTTCCAGAGTTAGCCTAGCGACTCTTTCACGATATTCAAGAAGTTCTCGGtcaattttctccttttcctcaACATTCGCGCGAAGCGTCACAGCAGCAACGGAAGCGGCTTCTGCGGCAGCACGTTGAACTGCTACACGAACGTCGCATTCCGATTCCAAATTTTCTTCCAGGTCAAGAATTCGTCTTTTCGATTCATTGAGTTCAGTTTGAACGACTTCTTGCATAGACTGGAGTTCTGTTAATTGAAGGTTAGTTTCTTTAAGAGTGACTTCCAATTGTTGGATAGCTTGCGTCTTCCTGTTCAATTCAGCTGAATAATCTTTTGAATAATCTTGATTTCTTGAAGCAGCTTCTTCGTTGAGAGCAGAAAGAGCAGCATTCGCTGACTGTAAATCGTTGTAAAGATCGTCAATTTTTGTCTTGGCCAGATTCAATTCACTCAAAAGTTCTTCATTAGACGACTGGAGCTGTTGGGCTTGAGATCGAGTTTTTTCAAGTGAATCCTGCAGTGCATGCACTTCAGAATCATTACGGTGTACTGCATCCATTGATAGTCGAGCTTTCTCCAAGGCTGCATCAGCGTTGATTCGAAGCTCCTCTTCAATCGTCTCCTTCGAGGCAACAGCGTCTTTCTTCTCCCTTTCTAACTGTTCGTTCATACGAACGAGTTCTTCAGTTCTTGCACAGCTTTCTTGGAGATCCTGCTTCGCTCTTTCAAGTTCAGCACCAGTAGCCTCAAGTTTCAAGCGCACCTCGACCAATTCTGCTAGTGCTTGATTGATCTCAAGCTTCTTTTGTTCAACATCTGCGTCCAACACTTCATTTCGGAGAAGAACCTCTTGTTTAGCTCCTTGGACTTCATTGAGttcttgaattttcaaatctaAATCATCTTGCAGACCGTCGAGTTGACTagttaatttttcaacaagctcttcaagttgatttttttccacgTAACTCTCTTCCAGTTCATCTACTTTCGAGCAAGCTTGCTGGATAGCGTTTAGAGCGGCGTTGAGTTCAGTTGTCTTGAGTTCTAACTCAGATTCCAGTGCTTTGACGCGATCGTGAGCAAGGTTGAGATCCTCAAGAGTTTTTTCATACCTCACATTAGCTTCTTGATCCACCTGGCTTGGAGGAGCTACTCGATCCACTGAATCGAATCCAGTACGGGCGGCTTCGAGCTCTTCGTTTGCTTTTTCAAGTCGAGATTCCAAAAGTTCCTTTGCGACGAATAATGCACGAGCTTCAGCACGGATTTCTTCAAGAGTTTGGCGGGTTGTTTCTAACTCTTTGGTCACCAAAGTAGAATCCTCACTTAATAAACgcattttttcattcaatttgtcGAGAATTGATAGTAAATTCTGCCGTTCTCCGTCTCGTTGCTCCAGAACCTCTATAGTCGATTGGGCAGCTTCAATGGAACGTTGTTTCTCTTCTATCGCAGAAGTCTTTTCTTCGACATCTTGTTGAAGTAGTTCAAGTCTCTCAGTCAGTTGGAccaattcttcttctaactGCTTGATTTTGTTGGAAtgttctactttttcttttctttgtgctGCAGCTTCTGAAATTTCGGTGGAAATGGACGATCCACGCGTGTCTGTAAACTGATCCCGTAAACTAAGGAACTGATCGTCTGACTCGCACGACTGTTCCATATCGATTACGGAAGTTGAAATCGACGGTTCGCCAACGAAGCAACTGGAATCCAACATTTCTTCTGAAGTGTCTGATTTTTTAGCAAAgttttcttcatcttgaaGTCTCCCTACTTGCTCgactttgtttttctcttcacgGAGGCTTTCTATTTCGGTTTGGGCGTTGAGAAGTTGGCTGTTcagttgttctttttcttgactgAGAATTTCGTAATCTTCTTCGTAACGTACCAGCACAGACTACAATGAATACGAAACGGATCAGCAAAAGTAATATGTAATAAACGAAAACAATTATATACCTGTAATTCAACGAGATATTCGCGAATCTCCTTGACTTCTGATATATCCAATTCTTCAGACACGTCTGACTGTATCGATAGTCGGGTCTTTTTGCTGGGTTCCATTTCGTGTTCGGTAGAGTCCAACATGCATACTGACTGATCCATCTTTGCCAGCGCAACAGACAAAATTGAACTAGGACGTTTGCGGGTTCGGTTGATAGAGCGAGGAGCGAAAGAACAGTCCTGGTTCATAAAAACATCGCGCAATTCATCTGCCATGCACATTCCGATCAGAGAACTATTATGCCTGTCATCGTCGCCTTTAACTGAGGCTTGCGGTACTGGCACAGCAGATTCTTTAAATTGTCGCAACTCTTCCGTAAGCGAAGCAATTCGAGATTGAGCATCACTATTGAACTTTTGcctgtaaataataaaacactTTACCATCAAGTTGAAAAGAGATTAAACGAATAATTCAATATTACATTTCGAGAAGTTCTTGCTCCACTTGCGTTAGCTTCTGCTTGGAATTATAGTTTTCTTTAATTGCGTTTGGATCTTGACCAAGAAGCTCCAACTGTCCCCACGCTTCCtacaaataagaaagaataacaatgataaaataaaaattcaataatagacatttgattttaatacTTGAAGAGTCTCGCGAAGATCAGCTTCTCGCTTAGCATGTCGTTCACTAATTACTAGAAGATGAGTATCTGATTCGGAATGATCTTTTTCTAATCGCTCGAATTTATCCTTGAGATCAGCCTGAGAAAAATTAACATATCAAACTCAATTACTGATGCATCGGCTGTAAGGAAGACATTCTATTCTCACCAGTTCTTTGGCGAGACGCTTCTTTTCGGTGAGCTTGGTTTCGATTTGCAGTTTATGGTCAGATTGCATCGCGTGGATTTCACTTTCGTGTTCGGCTTCTTTGGTTTGAAATTCCGTTTTGAGTTCGCTTAGCTTACGGTGTGTATCCAAGTACAACACTTCCATGTCATTCGCCGTCTGCAGAGCTCGATGTAACTTATCGGCCGATTCCTGTAcaggagaaataaaatatatgaTTGATTAAGGTGGTTGACAAATAATGCGAGATTGAAATAAATACCGGGGAATCAACGCTTTTAGCTGTAGCTAGTGCATGAACGCCAATATCCTGCTCTAATCGTGTAAAATTCTTCAAGTCTTCTAATTCTTCTCTCAGAGTTTCACTTTCTTGTTCCTTATTAAATAACGACATGCGCATTCGCTGTAATTGCTCACGCAAAACTGGAACAGGGGTAGAAGGCACGGCAGGCTGTTTGAAAGGCGATTCTCTGACATCTGTCATTGTTGCTACGTCTACTTTAGCAATAGGATTGTAGTCTTTACTGAAGACCATTTCAGCTGGCAAAAATATCTCCGAGTCAAGATCCTCGAGTTCTGGGGCTACCTCATCAAGCGTTTCAGAGCGTCTGGTGTTGCTGGTGCGCTGGCGACTTGCAAATACTTGTGCAactacaaaatgaaaaaaaataaataaataatttttaaacgaaaataaaaatattcacacTTCATTTAACAGCCAACACAGGGAAGATAAAAGATACATCCATgtaaggtaaagaaaaaaaaaataaatcacctgTTCGTGAAACTTTTTCCGAACATGGAACTGGG
The sequence above is a segment of the Daphnia pulex isolate KAP4 chromosome 11, ASM2113471v1 genome. Coding sequences within it:
- the LOC124207582 gene encoding kinesin-like protein KIN-7O isoform X1, with translation MADKIQVAVRVRPVLFQKKDVEIHWSWSEGVVFQCEPGTPKRIGNPYLFDQVFGTETQNYQIFTKLVQPLIDSAMNGFNVTVLAYGQTASGKTYTMMGSQKELGIVQLAVNRIFTLIEQYPERAFLLRCSYIEIYNETISDLLSSNPQKLKVQELAEGHVVVHNLIETNVNTPDAVLKLMQQGNKQRKVGGTSMNERSSRSHTIFRIIVESLPRDEADRSDAAVIVSHINLVDLAGSEKASQTNATGDRFREGCAINTSLSALSLVIKQLSEGEGFVNFRDSKLTHILRASLGGNARTAIICNVTPTVLDETSSTLKFACSAKAVQNQPQVNEVLSDQALLRKYNNYIKDLEKKLKEKELEKKPEAIEEMRRLLQEKDMKINELKEQLVVSSDVVSGRAESSLTSAQRSLRRMTWGGNRLKQELNLLGPAIFEVNTPPVPCSEKVSRTVAQVFASRQRTSNTRRSETLDEVAPELEDLDSEIFLPAEMVFSKDYNPIAKVDVATMTDVRESPFKQPAVPSTPVPVLREQLQRMRMSLFNKEQESETLREELEDLKNFTRLEQDIGVHALATAKSVDSPESADKLHRALQTANDMEVLYLDTHRKLSELKTEFQTKEAEHESEIHAMQSDHKLQIETKLTEKKRLAKELADLKDKFERLEKDHSESDTHLLVISERHAKREADLRETLQEAWGQLELLGQDPNAIKENYNSKQKLTQVEQELLEMQKFNSDAQSRIASLTEELRQFKESAVPVPQASVKGDDDRHNSSLIGMCMADELRDVFMNQDCSFAPRSINRTRKRPSSILSVALAKMDQSVCMLDSTEHEMEPSKKTRLSIQSDVSEELDISEVKEIREYLVELQSVLVRYEEDYEILSQEKEQLNSQLLNAQTEIESLREEKNKVEQVGRLQDEENFAKKSDTSEEMLDSSCFVGEPSISTSVIDMEQSCESDDQFLSLRDQFTDTRGSSISTEISEAAAQRKEKVEHSNKIKQLEEELVQLTERLELLQQDVEEKTSAIEEKQRSIEAAQSTIEVLEQRDGERQNLLSILDKLNEKMRLLSEDSTLVTKELETTRQTLEEIRAEARALFVAKELLESRLEKANEELEAARTGFDSVDRVAPPSQVDQEANVRYEKTLEDLNLAHDRVKALESELELKTTELNAALNAIQQACSKVDELEESYVEKNQLEELVEKLTSQLDGLQDDLDLKIQELNEVQGAKQEVLLRNEVLDADVEQKKLEINQALAELVEVRLKLEATGAELERAKQDLQESCARTEELVRMNEQLEREKKDAVASKETIEEELRINADAALEKARLSMDAVHRNDSEVHALQDSLEKTRSQAQQLQSSNEELLSELNLAKTKIDDLYNDLQSANAALSALNEEAASRNQDYSKDYSAELNRKTQAIQQLEVTLKETNLQLTELQSMQEVVQTELNESKRRILDLEENLESECDVRVAVQRAAAEAASVAAVTLRANVEEKEKIDRELLEYRERVARLTLELSHSTSALEAAKAEVLQLENTSRTERVPREELHVLTSELKEALQRVFQLEESLEEKSTQLNVSYHKLEAAQARIRALEQNEVAALNQAESFECTIKDLSAKNVNLNEMVAQFQSDLQSKEAELINLRSMTQNIALLESRLQDVGGETAQMSRIIDDKTEEILHLEGELARLHERQRELDEIRISLQSMQSVNDDLVAELSDKENLNIDLRKNLENSTQRFDLLHSKLESVQSEKSSLSERVRLLESQLECQEAKNVNLNQMVAQFQSDIQSKEAELINLRSMTQEIALLESRLQNVDGETAQMSRIIDGKTDEIARLEEELARATESQRNHQTQLQHADQRFQERQRELDEIRISLQSMQSLNDDLVAKLSDKENLNGDLRKNLENGTQRFELLHSKLELVQSEKSSLAERVRLLESQLECQEQEIGDLRQGLSEVHNERGLSTQLKQRLNSLQAQYDDAVSQCQQLRLVRDEILTHQEQSREEILRLGSKLQVIAEEKSSLEQYRILSESQKEAILQDYQTVKNALTQKENELHIAQRQRDELSNQVRMLNDQMAEVRTKANALESSSKFQVQRQLEETVDKLKRELVETRSKNEIVHLNFETEEDHRKKKIERLEKELETVKQQYVKCKEQLRLLRDRQNEDGTVSLPKPRLSIVVESISIQTDPIADKGFGFRWQMDQYVSDNERLRKKVSEIGERMEFYKEKLIKYRNLYFQTTGQDPHGRLSSSSSNHSSQPMERHSSTSSNSSNCRENVADCPNVDLERNPTRKTLAASAVPASISSQPVAALQAAHQEEAKARVSTGVAKPAMTASSSTRWSGRKKESLTKEEMEKINNCNPS
- the LOC124207582 gene encoding kinesin-like protein KIN-7O isoform X2 yields the protein MADKIQVAVRVRPVLFQKKDVEIHWSWSEGVVFQCEPGTPKRIGNPYLFDQVFGTETQNYQIFTKLVQPLIDSAMNGFNVTVLAYGQTASGKTYTMMGSQKELGIVQLAVNRIFTLIEQYPERAFLLRCSYIEIYNETISDLLSSNPQKLKVQELAEGHVVVHNLIETNVNTPDAVLKLMQQGNKQRKVGGTSMNERSSRSHTIFRIIVESLPRDEADRSDAAVIVSHINLVDLAGSEKASQTNATGDRFREGCAINTSLSALSLVIKQLSEGEGFVNFRDSKLTHILRASLGGNARTAIICNVTPTVLDETSSTLKFACSAKAVQNQPQVNEVLSDQALLRKYNNYIKDLEKKLKEKELEKKPEAIEEMRRLLQEKDMKINELKEQLVVSSDVVSGRAESSLTSAQRSLRRMTWGGNRLKQELNLLGPAIFEVNTPPVPCSEKVSRTVAQVFASRQRTSNTRRSETLDEVAPELEDLDSEIFLPAEMVFSKDYNPIAKVDVATMTDVRESPFKQPAVPSTPVPVLREQLQRMRMSLFNKEQESETLREELEDLKNFTRLEQDIGVHALATAKSVDSPESADKLHRALQTANDMEVLYLDTHRKLSELKTEFQTKEAEHESEIHAMQSDHKLQIETKLTEKKRLAKELADLKDKFERLEKDHSESDTHLLVISERHAKREADLRETLQEAWGQLELLGQDPNAIKENYNSKQKLTQVEQELLEMQKFNSDAQSRIASLTEELRQFKESAVPVPQASVKGDDDRHNSSLIGMCMADELRDVFMNQDCSFAPRSINRTRKRPSSILSVALAKMDQSVCMLDSTEHEMEPSKKTRLSIQSDVSEELDISEVKEIREYLVELQSVLVRYEEDYEILSQEKEQLNSQLLNAQTEIESLREEKNKVEQVGRLQDEENFAKKSDTSEEMLDSSCFVGEPSISTSVIDMEQSCESDDQFLSLRDQFTDTRGSSISTEISEAAAQRKEKVEHSNKIKQLEEELVQLTERLELLQQDVEEKTSAIEEKQRSIEAAQSTIEVLEQRDGERQNLLSILDKLNEKMRLLSEDSTLVTKELETTRQTLEEIRAEARALFVAKELLESRLEKANEELEAARTGFDSVDRVAPPSQVDQEANVRYEKTLEDLNLAHDRVKALESELELKTTELNAALNAIQQACSKVDELEESYVEKNQLEELVEKLTSQLDGLQDDLDLKIQELNEVQGAKQEVLLRNEVLDADVEQKKLEINQALAELVEVRLKLEATGAELERAKQDLQESCARTEELVRMNEQLEREKKDAVASKETIEEELRINADAALEKARLSMDAVHRNDSEVHALQDSLEKTRSQAQQLQSSNEELLSELNLAKTKIDDLYNDLQSANAALSALNEEAASRNQDYSKDYSAELNRKTQAIQQLEVTLKETNLQLTELQSMQEVVQTELNESKRRILDLEENLESECDVRVAVQRAAAEAASVAAVTLRANVEEKEKIDRELLEYRERVARLTLELSHSTSALEAAKAEVLQLENTSRTERVPREELHVLTSELKEALQRVFQLEESLEEKSTQLNVSYHKLEAAQARIRALEQNEVAALNQAESFECTIKDLSAKNVNLNEMVAQFQSDLQSKEAELINLRSMTQNIALLESRLQDVGGETAQMSRIIDDKTEEILHLEGELARLHERQRELDEIRISLQSMQSVNDDLVAELSDKENLNIDLRKNLENSTQRFDLLHSKLESVQSEKSSLSERVRLLESQLECQEAKNVNLNQMVAQFQSDIQSKEAELINLRSMTQEIALLESRLQNVDGETAQMSRIIDGKTDEIARLEEELARATESQRNHQTQLQHADQRFQERQRELDEIRISLQSMQSLNDDLVAKLSDKENLNGDLRKNLENGTQRFELLHSKLELVQSEKSSLAERVRLLESQLECQEQEIGDLRQGLSEVHNERGLSTQLKQRLNSLQAQYDDAVSQCQQLRLVRDEILTHQEQSREEILRLGSKLQVIAEEKSSLEQYRILSESQKEAILQDYQTVKNALTQKENELHIAQRQRDELSNQVRMLNDQMAEVRTKANALESSSKFQVQRQLEETVDKLKRELVETRSKNEIVHLNFETEEDHRKKKIERLEKELETVKQQNNFGCCVIGKTKTAQSASQSLAFQSLWSQYPSKPIQLLTKGLASAGKWISTFQTTKDCGKKSQKSVKEWNFIKKN